The DNA region GGTGAAAAAGTTCCTGTAACTGCCACTGTTAAAAGCAATGTTTACACCGTCACTGCAAGAACGACCGAAAACAATGAGTTGCCGAATATGGGTGAAGAACCCGCTCAAGAGTCAGCTGCTACAAAATCTTTCGTACTGGAATATAGCGAAGGTGAATCGAAAGTGGTGAGAAAACTCAACATTCCCAAATTTACCAAAGTTGCGACCGTAATCAAAGACGGCGAAGCACCGGTACAATAATAACTGAAAAGCGATGAAAGTCGCTTTTTCTCTTTTAATGAAGTTTAAGAATCTCTATCTCCTGCTTTTCACGGCGGTTGTCGTTTTTTCGGTAACCGATCTTTCGGTGTTGAGCACGTTCAGAAAGCAGATCAAGCGGCAGGTGAAGATGACCATTAAACAGAGTAAACTGAAACCACACGAGATTCTCGTTTTCGAAGCAACCCAGATTCCCGATGCGATCTGGGTGGAACCACACGAGTTTATTTTTGGTGACCAAATGTACGACGTCATTAAAAAAGAAGAAAAAAACGGAAAAACCTATTACCACTGCTTCAAAGATTCCAACGAAAACAAGGTTCGGAAACTTCAGGAATTCATCGCAAAAACCTTTCATAAAAAACAGCCCAAAATCTACGAGATCGGTGTCGCGAAGATTTTTGCACATCCCACTTTTCAATACCTGTGCATTCAAATAACCCAGGAATTTTTCAGCTTTAAAAAGATGAAATTAGCTCGTTTTAAAATACTTCAATCAGAAATATTTTTCCCCGAACCTCAACGGTCAAGGATTGAGATTCCTCCCGAAGTTTACTTTTAATTCTAATACTTTTTTTGAATTAGAACATTAATAATCTTGGTTATTAAAGAAAGAATCCTACGCATTTTTTCAAGAACTAATTCAATTTCCTAACAGTAAACTTTTAACATCAATGAATAAAATTGTATGGATTGTTGCTTTTTTGGCAGCAACATTCTGCGTTGCCCAAACTCAGGAGCAGCAGATTGACACGGTGCAGATTCTGGGCCGTACAAAAATTAAAAAAGAGAGATCAGAATTTAAGCGACACGCGCAGAGTTCCGAAATCCTATCGTCTTACGAACTTAACCGGAACACCAATAACTTCATCGAGCAGTCGCTGGGAACGGTTGCCGGAGTTCAGGTGGACAAAAGAACCACAGTCGGCGGACAGCGCGTAACGGTACGCGGTTACGGAAACGACCAGAAATTCAACAACTGGGGCGTTAAGATGTATCTGAACGGTTTTCCGCTGACAAATGCCGATGGAGTGACGATTCTGGAAGATATCGACTTCTCACTCATCAACCAGATCGATGTGATCAAAGGACCTGCTTCTACACTTTACGGAGGCGGAGTTGGCGGTGCACTGCGGTTTTACATTAAACCAAATACTGAAAAAGGAACGAGCTTGTCGCAAAATTTGATGGCGGGTTCGTTCAAAACTTTACAGCTTGCAACGAGAGCCGATGCAGTGACAGAAAATTCGTCGGTGATGATGAACTACAACCATTTTGAAAGTGAAGGTTATCGACCACGTGGAACCAGCAACAGAAACAACTACACGTTTCTGGGGAATTTCAAGCTGAATCCAAAACAGACGGTCGAGGTGTACGCTGCCCATAATAATTCTTACGAAGGTGTTCCCGGACAGATTTCGTACGCAGATTACTACGCAGGAATCGATAACGGAAACCTTGCCTACGCGAGAAGGAATTCGGGAAATAAGTTTGTTTCCAGCAGAATGTCGGTTAGTCACCACTGGAAGATTTTGCCGGAACTTCAGAACCGAACCAATATTTTCTACGGAAACCTCGAATCTACGCGGAAAGCTGCAGGTGCCTATGAAAATTCGATGACGCCGACTTATGGTTTCAGGACGAACTTTAGCCACGACATGAGAATCGGTTCGGATTTTAAAAATAATCTTGAATTTGGTGCAGAGTATCTCATTACCAAAGCTTTAGTGTCGAATTATCGCTACACCGGAACCAATCCCGATGTTCCCGACGAAGTAAGACCGATGGACAAGAACTCGTATTTCAGGTACAATAATTTTGCGACCTCGGTTTTTGCGGTGGACAGAATTACTTACGAACCGTGGGATTTGAGCGTTCTTGCAGGAATCAGCTTCAACAAGCTGGGTTACGACAGAACAGATTTGCTTGCGGTTCCAGGAGTGGTGACGGCGAACTACAAAGACCAGTCGTTCCAAAAGGATTTCAAACCGAGTTACGCGCCGCATTTTGCATTGCAGAAAACCTTGGGTGCACATTTGCTGAACCTTAGTTACAGTGAGGGTTTCAACGCGCCAACTGCGGCGACAGCTTTCGTTGCAGGAACAGGATTGGCAAACGATAACCTGAAAACCGAACACGCGAAAATGTGGGACCTTTCAGCTCACGGACTTTTTGCCGATACCAAATTCGACTATCAGCTTTCACTGTTTTCGATGAACATCAGCGACAAACTCACGCAGCTTGCTTCCAATGCAAATGGTGTAAATTACACTTATTGGGCAAATACGGGACACCAGCAAAACCGCGGACTGGAAATGAGTTTGGGTTATGTGGAAAATTTCAGTTCTGGTTTTTTCAAGAGAATTGAGCCGTATTTCAATTATGCTTATTACGACTTTAAGTACAAGGAATTCAAAACTGGCGGAGTTGATTACTCGGGAAATGAAGTGGTGGGAATTCCGAAAAACCGAGCGTCACTTGGTCTCGACTTTACCACACATTCGGGATTTTACCTGAACAACACCTTTAATTATATGGACAGAGTTTTTACAGATTTTGGCAATACCAATAAAGTAAAGGCGTTCCACCAGATTAATGCGAAGTTGGGATACAGAAGAACCGTCGGTCAGTTTGATTTCGACGCTTATGTGATGGGCAATAACTTGTCGAGCCAGATTAACTACACCTTCCTGTTTCTGGGGAATAATGTGAATGACAGCGATCCAGATTCCCAATATCCGAGAGGAGTAGCGACAGATATTACGCCCGGTCCTTCGAAAGCCTATTTCTTTGGCGGATTGAATGTGAAGTATCGATTTTAAATAAATTGTTGATGAAACCGCGGACGATTTGTTCGCGGTTTTTTTATGTTTTCAGTACTGTTCTCAAGGTTAGTTTAATGATTTCTCAAAAAAGAAATAATGCAAAGTCTTACCTGAAAAACTATCTGTTTTAGAAAGCAAAGGTTGCGGATAAATCCGCGATTAAGCGACCTCTTCATCAATCCGCCGTTGGCGGACAAAACTTTGCCACCTTAACTAAAGCGCAACGTAACTTAATTCTTTGCGTGAAAATCGTTGAGTCTGAAACCGCGGACGATTTGTTCGCGGTTTTCTTTTGTGATTAATGCAAAAGTTTCTCAAACGCTTTCCTTACTCCGCCCGAAAGAAAAACCTCGCCGCAATAAGTGTAACCAAGTTTCTCCAATATATGAAGCATCGCTCCGTTATCGAAATTGGTATCGACTTTAATACTGTAAATCTGATTTTCTTTTGCGAAATCTTCAATCTTCTCAAAAAAAACTTTCACCAAACCTTTGCCATGAAACTTTTCATTGACCGCAACTCGGTGAACCACAACGAAATCCCCGTCAGAAAGCCATTTTCCTTTAATGTCATCATAAGCAGGTTCATCATTTAGGATTAATGCGCCATAAACTGCAATTTCATTTTCAGAAACAAGCACGAATCCATGGTTTTTCTCGATGTCAGTTTTTACGGTATCGGGATTCGGATAGCCGTTTTGCCATTGTTGGGAACCGTCTAGTCTGCGTCGTTCAATCGCCTGCTGAAGGATATCCCAGATTTGGTCGGCGTCTTCGGGTGTTGCTTTTCTGAACTCAAATTGCATAAAGTTGCTTTTCTGTAAAAATAGAAATTTGTATTCAATTTTTTATAAAAAAACCTTGTCAAGGTTCTGAACTCTGACAAGGTTGATTACGTTTGTGAAAGTTTTTTTATTTCACAATCCTTCAAGGATTTGGAATCCTTGAAGGATTAATAGTTACTCAGGGATCCAAACACTCAAATTTTCTACAGATGAAGTTGGCGATGAAATCGTTTCTTTTCCTTACACTTCGCTTCGGATTCGGCTGAGGGTTTCCTGCGAAATTCCGAGGTAAGTTGCAATCATTCCGAGCGGTGCACGCAGAATAATTCCTGGATTTTCATCGAGAAGATTTTTATACTTCTCTTTTGCCGTCATATATTGTAAAGATGAAATTCGAAGCGACATCTGCATCATCAGATTTCCCAATACATACCTGCTGAAATTGGCGGCAGTGAGTGAAACATTGCACAATTCTTCCAATTTGCGGTAACTGCAATAGGTAATCACGCTTTCTTCAATAGTTTCCATATTGTAGCGTGTTGCTGAATCTTTAAATATGGTATCAATATTGGCGAAAATCTTTCCTTCAGTGAAAAAATTGGTGGTGATGTCCTTGCCGTTTTCGTAGTAGAACATTCTTGCCAAACCTTCGTCCACAAAATAAACATTGCGGTTATACTGATCCTGTGTGCTGATGATTTCATTTTTCTGGAAAGTCCGCGTGGTTACTTCATTTTCAAAAAAGTAGCGGATTTCATCATCTATCCTGATGTGCTGTGCAAGTGTATCAATCAGTTTCACAAATAAGCTTTCAACAAAAATAAAAATAAAAAGGGAATGTCCCCGAAAAAAGAGACATTCCCAACAAACAAACTATTAATGAAAACCTTATTCTGTTTCGGACAACAATTCTTCATCTTCATAATTTTCATCAAGATTATATTTTTTGAACAGTGTATTGATTTTAATTTTCAATGCAATCCATCCCAAAATAAAATAAATCCACGCTAAAATAAAAAGATGTACAAAATATTTCTTGGTCAGATAATCTGAACCGCGTTCCACCATCATTATTTTTAGAGCTTCGAGATATGGCGTAAGCGGAATTATTGAATTAAAATACTGTATAAACTGTGGCATTGCAGAAGAAGGCCAGGTAAATCCACTGATGATAAACGCGGGCGATGCAATAACCATCAGATACTGTGTTGCTTTCAGGGCGTTAGGAACTAAGATGCTGAAAAGCACACCCAAATTGGTAGAAGCGATGACAAACACGGCGGTGAGCAGAAAAAAATTGGCCACATTTACCGGTGCGGGAATCTTGAAATACAAACTGCAGAGGTAAAAAAACAGAATATTGAAATTCGCAAAAATCCAAACCGGAAGACATTTTATTGCCATTACCAACACGGCGTATTTATGCTTGCCTGCAAAATCACGTGCAAAACTGTCCCGTTTGAATTCCTCTGCAAAAGTTACCGCCATTGCCATAAGAATAACCTGTTGCAAAACTACCGCCATCATCGCCGGCCACATGAAAATCAAATAATTGCTTGTGGTGTTGAAAAGCGTGATATAATTGGCTTTGAATGGTTCGTACTGCGTTTTCGCAATCTCGGCATTCATTCCTTTTTTTTGCAAAGCTTTGATTTCAACACCCGCCGAAAAAGTTCCTAAAATCTGCTGTACCGCTTTCGATGCGAAATTAGCGGTCAATACATTGGAAGTATTGATATATATATTGATTTCAGGATATTTCTTCTGAAGCATCTGCGCCTCAAAACGTTCGGGAATAACCACAACTGCGGCTGCTTCAGTTTTGATGACTTCGTCTTTCAGTTGCGGCGGTTCATCAATGTAGTTCAGTACTTTTATCGTGTGGTTGTCTTCAAACATTTGCACTACCTGTTCGGAAAGCGGTGTTTTATCGTGGTTAATAACAATGACAGGTATATTTTCCACTTTCCCTTTCTGATAGGTAAATCCGATGAGCAAAGCGTAAAACGCAGGCGCCAGAAAAAACACCGAAAGCATCGTTTTATTGGTGAAAAACAAGCGGAACTCCCTTTTGAGTAAATATCGTAACTGTTTCATTTTAAAAGAATTAAAAGGAAGTTATTTCAAAATCACATTCGAGTTCACCAGAAGATTTCCTAACTGATTCCGATGTTCAGGAATGACCTTGATTTCGTACACCGCATCTTCAGGATTATAGTCAGGGAAAGCGGTGGTGATATCTGCATATTTTGCCAGCTGTTTTATAGAAACAATGCGCCCCGAAATTTCTTTCTTGTTATAATTCACCAGCATTTTTACATTTCCTCCTTTTTGATAGTGGGAAATTTTACTTTCAGGAACTGTAAATCTAAAATACACCGTATCAGGAATATAACCGGAAAACAGAGCGAAACCTGCTGTTGCGAGTTCGCCTTTGTTCAAAGAAATCGTTTCAATTTCCATATCGTTGGTCGCGATAATGTACCTTTCTGAATAAGCAACATTGGCTTCCTGAAGTGCTCCCATTGCCTGATTTGCCTGTCCTTCTGCCATTTCTATTTTCTCGAAACGCGTTCCGGTTTGTACATCGTGCAGTTCAGCATTTGCTGCATCCAACTGTGCTTTTGCGCCTTGAAATTTTGCAAAAGCTTCATCATAATTTTGTGGTGAAAGCAAACTGTCGCGGTACATATTTCTGGCTCTATTATATGCTTTCTGCGCATACTGAAACTGCTCCTGCAAACCTTTCTGTTTGGCTTTCAACTGACGCACTTGGTCGGCTGTGGCACCATTTCTTGCCATTTGTGCCTGTGCTCTTGCTGCGGAAGTTGCTCCTTTTGCCTGTGCAATTTTTGCAGAAACTTCGGGCACATCGAGTTTTGCAAGGGTGTCGCCTGCTTTTACAGTCTGCCCTTCCTCTACATAAATTTCAAGAATTCTTCCCGTAACTTTTGGCGAAAATGTCACCAGTTCTTTCCGGGTTTTACCTTCTATGGCGCGTTCCGCAGGTTGCTGGTTACAATTGATTAATGTAAAAAGCGTAATAAGTGACAGTATTTTATTTACTTTAGATTTCATATCTTGTTTGTTTGTTTTTGAATTATTAAAGATTTTCAGGATTCAGATTTTGGGTAGATTTCATAAGTTCGATTGCTGCTCTTCTTTGGTTAAAAATCGCGGTCTGCAGCTCCAGTTCTGCATTTTGCAAATCGTTTTCTGCATCTATAAGTGCTGATGATGTTTTGGTTCCGTA from Chryseobacterium suipulveris includes:
- a CDS encoding HlyD family secretion protein, producing MKSKVNKILSLITLFTLINCNQQPAERAIEGKTRKELVTFSPKVTGRILEIYVEEGQTVKAGDTLAKLDVPEVSAKIAQAKGATSAARAQAQMARNGATADQVRQLKAKQKGLQEQFQYAQKAYNRARNMYRDSLLSPQNYDEAFAKFQGAKAQLDAANAELHDVQTGTRFEKIEMAEGQANQAMGALQEANVAYSERYIIATNDMEIETISLNKGELATAGFALFSGYIPDTVYFRFTVPESKISHYQKGGNVKMLVNYNKKEISGRIVSIKQLAKYADITTAFPDYNPEDAVYEIKVIPEHRNQLGNLLVNSNVILK
- a CDS encoding Crp/Fnr family transcriptional regulator → MKLIDTLAQHIRIDDEIRYFFENEVTTRTFQKNEIISTQDQYNRNVYFVDEGLARMFYYENGKDITTNFFTEGKIFANIDTIFKDSATRYNMETIEESVITYCSYRKLEELCNVSLTAANFSRYVLGNLMMQMSLRISSLQYMTAKEKYKNLLDENPGIILRAPLGMIATYLGISQETLSRIRSEV
- a CDS encoding TonB-dependent receptor; the encoded protein is MNKIVWIVAFLAATFCVAQTQEQQIDTVQILGRTKIKKERSEFKRHAQSSEILSSYELNRNTNNFIEQSLGTVAGVQVDKRTTVGGQRVTVRGYGNDQKFNNWGVKMYLNGFPLTNADGVTILEDIDFSLINQIDVIKGPASTLYGGGVGGALRFYIKPNTEKGTSLSQNLMAGSFKTLQLATRADAVTENSSVMMNYNHFESEGYRPRGTSNRNNYTFLGNFKLNPKQTVEVYAAHNNSYEGVPGQISYADYYAGIDNGNLAYARRNSGNKFVSSRMSVSHHWKILPELQNRTNIFYGNLESTRKAAGAYENSMTPTYGFRTNFSHDMRIGSDFKNNLEFGAEYLITKALVSNYRYTGTNPDVPDEVRPMDKNSYFRYNNFATSVFAVDRITYEPWDLSVLAGISFNKLGYDRTDLLAVPGVVTANYKDQSFQKDFKPSYAPHFALQKTLGAHLLNLSYSEGFNAPTAATAFVAGTGLANDNLKTEHAKMWDLSAHGLFADTKFDYQLSLFSMNISDKLTQLASNANGVNYTYWANTGHQQNRGLEMSLGYVENFSSGFFKRIEPYFNYAYYDFKYKEFKTGGVDYSGNEVVGIPKNRASLGLDFTTHSGFYLNNTFNYMDRVFTDFGNTNKVKAFHQINAKLGYRRTVGQFDFDAYVMGNNLSSQINYTFLFLGNNVNDSDPDSQYPRGVATDITPGPSKAYFFGGLNVKYRF
- a CDS encoding ABC transporter permease — translated: MKQLRYLLKREFRLFFTNKTMLSVFFLAPAFYALLIGFTYQKGKVENIPVIVINHDKTPLSEQVVQMFEDNHTIKVLNYIDEPPQLKDEVIKTEAAAVVVIPERFEAQMLQKKYPEINIYINTSNVLTANFASKAVQQILGTFSAGVEIKALQKKGMNAEIAKTQYEPFKANYITLFNTTSNYLIFMWPAMMAVVLQQVILMAMAVTFAEEFKRDSFARDFAGKHKYAVLVMAIKCLPVWIFANFNILFFYLCSLYFKIPAPVNVANFFLLTAVFVIASTNLGVLFSILVPNALKATQYLMVIASPAFIISGFTWPSSAMPQFIQYFNSIIPLTPYLEALKIMMVERGSDYLTKKYFVHLFILAWIYFILGWIALKIKINTLFKKYNLDENYEDEELLSETE
- a CDS encoding GNAT family N-acetyltransferase, with product MQFEFRKATPEDADQIWDILQQAIERRRLDGSQQWQNGYPNPDTVKTDIEKNHGFVLVSENEIAVYGALILNDEPAYDDIKGKWLSDGDFVVVHRVAVNEKFHGKGLVKVFFEKIEDFAKENQIYSIKVDTNFDNGAMLHILEKLGYTYCGEVFLSGGVRKAFEKLLH